One genomic window of Scylla paramamosain isolate STU-SP2022 chromosome 20, ASM3559412v1, whole genome shotgun sequence includes the following:
- the LOC135110456 gene encoding SET domain-containing protein SmydA-8-like isoform X2, giving the protein MAEAQRRRRLATLEEYLSSMAAGNPAWRQKAVQKNDTFIGRLEREDGRGRSEGVQCRPSPPQAPDSGAPAPPVQLLWSPEEGRHLVASRDIAAGEEIFREPPLVLTPRPYAEPVCLACLAPLKADWSGCGGCGAPLCSPPCDGELHGAAECCLMAGLGLQQDRGQLLLLNQLLTTTRTLLLLQEAPQAGHIVEAMQSNTEKRRRSGVAQAMEKRVMEGLKRLGMKEEEGVVRHICGVFDTNAFVVDGGRALLPLAALMNHHCGANTQHWFHRGMLVVRAARSIPKGEALTNTYTPVLWGNRARAAYLASSKLFTCRCERCLDPRELGSHLSSVRCRQCQGGVLTPPSSPAETVWRCEGCGESVAAAAVEAMVRAAATMAKGAVGDPAELLAVTCQLSRLVGERHYVTVGAKYALIEAIMAGRLQDVPGADLRRVVDLCGDLLHIADLLDPGLSRLRGVLLLEQVRAAAELLRRQTAGDFSAVSSVTDNEEDATITATSIACDFTCDEKVPSQLSLIQFSL; this is encoded by the exons ATGGCGGAGGcgcagcggcggcggcgttTGGCCACCCTGGAGGAGTACCTGTCCTCAATGGCGGCGGGCAACCCGGCGTGGCGGCAGAAGGCGGTGCAGAAGAACGATACCTTTATTGGCCGCCTGGAGAGGGAGGACGGCCGCGGCAGGAGTGAAGGCGTGCAGtgccgcccctcccctccccaggcCCCTGATTCTGGGGCACCAGCACCCCCTGTACAGCTGCTGTGGTCCCCTGAGGAGGGCCGCCACCTGGTGGCCTCGCGGGACATCGCCGCAGGGGAGGAGATATTTCGTGAGCCGCCGCTGGTGCTCACCCCTCGTCCTTACGCCGAGCCGGTCTGTCTGGCCTGCCTGGCGCCCCTTAAGGCAGACTGGTCGGGATGCGGGGGATGCGGCGCTCCTTTGTGTTCGCCTCCCTGCGACGGGGAGCTGCACGGTGCGGCGGAGTGCTGCCTGATGGCTGGTCTGGGCCTGCAGCAGGATCGAGGCCAGCTACTGCTTCTGAACCAGTTGCTGACCACCACCAGGACGCTATTGCTCCTCCAGGAGGCGCCGCAGGCTGGCCACATCGTGGAGGCGATGCAGAGCAACACAGAAAAGCGGCGGCGTTCAGGCGTGGCGCAGGCCATGGAGAAGCGCGTGATGGAGGGCTTGAAGCGGCTGggcatgaaggaagaggagggcgtgGTGCGGCACATCTGTGGCGTGTTCGACACCAACGCCTTTGTCGTGGACGGCGGGCGAGCCTTGCTACCCCTCGCCGCCCTAATGAACCACCACTGCGGCGCCAACACGCAGCACTGGTTCCACCGCGGCATGCTGGTGGTGCGCGCC GCGCGGAGCATCCCTAAGGGCGAGGCCCTCACCAACACCTACACGCCGGTGCTGTGGGGCAACCGTGCGCGCGCCGCCTACCTGGCCTCCTCTAAGCTGTTCACGTGCCGGTGTGAGCGGTGCCTTGACCCTCGCGAGCTGGGCTCCCACCTCAGCTCCGTCAGATGCCGCCAGTGCCAGGGTGGCGTCCTGacgcctccctcttcccctgccgAGACAGTCTGGCGGTGTGAAGGCTGTGGGGAGAGcgtagcggcggcggcggtggaggcAATGGTGCGCGCCGCGGCGACCATGGCCAAGGGAGCCGTGGGGGATCCGGCGGAGCTGCTGGCCGTGACATGCCAGTTGAGCCGCCTGGTGGGGGAACGGCACTACGTGACGGTGGGCGCCAAGTACGCCCTTATAGAGGCCATCATGGCAGGGCGGCtccagg ATGTGCCTGGCGCTGACCTCCGTCGCGTGGTTGACCTGTGCGGTGATCTGCTGCATATCGCTGACCTCCTTGACCCCGGCCTTTCCAGATTAAGAG gtgtgttACTATTGGAGCAGGTGAGGGCAGCTGCTGAACTGCTAAGGAGACAAACTGCTGGTGACTTTTCTGCTGTATCTTCTGTCACTGATAATGAAGAagatgctactattactgctacttctattgCCTGTGATTTTACGTGTGATGAAAAAGTGCCAAGTCAGTTAAGCCTCATACAG TTTTCCTTGTAA
- the LOC135110456 gene encoding uncharacterized protein LOC135110456 isoform X1, which translates to MAEAQRRRRLATLEEYLSSMAAGNPAWRQKAVQKNDTFIGRLEREDGRGRSEGVQCRPSPPQAPDSGAPAPPVQLLWSPEEGRHLVASRDIAAGEEIFREPPLVLTPRPYAEPVCLACLAPLKADWSGCGGCGAPLCSPPCDGELHGAAECCLMAGLGLQQDRGQLLLLNQLLTTTRTLLLLQEAPQAGHIVEAMQSNTEKRRRSGVAQAMEKRVMEGLKRLGMKEEEGVVRHICGVFDTNAFVVDGGRALLPLAALMNHHCGANTQHWFHRGMLVVRAARSIPKGEALTNTYTPVLWGNRARAAYLASSKLFTCRCERCLDPRELGSHLSSVRCRQCQGGVLTPPSSPAETVWRCEGCGESVAAAAVEAMVRAAATMAKGAVGDPAELLAVTCQLSRLVGERHYVTVGAKYALIEAIMAGRLQDVPGADLRRVVDLCGDLLHIADLLDPGLSRLRGVLLLEQVRAAAELLRRQTAGDFSAVSSVTDNEEDATITATSIACDFTCDEKVPSQLSLIQKLKTAATESENILQYDPRLPHAQEVLRFLQDLQAEGKAENEEEEAKVKEDGKEGSH; encoded by the exons ATGGCGGAGGcgcagcggcggcggcgttTGGCCACCCTGGAGGAGTACCTGTCCTCAATGGCGGCGGGCAACCCGGCGTGGCGGCAGAAGGCGGTGCAGAAGAACGATACCTTTATTGGCCGCCTGGAGAGGGAGGACGGCCGCGGCAGGAGTGAAGGCGTGCAGtgccgcccctcccctccccaggcCCCTGATTCTGGGGCACCAGCACCCCCTGTACAGCTGCTGTGGTCCCCTGAGGAGGGCCGCCACCTGGTGGCCTCGCGGGACATCGCCGCAGGGGAGGAGATATTTCGTGAGCCGCCGCTGGTGCTCACCCCTCGTCCTTACGCCGAGCCGGTCTGTCTGGCCTGCCTGGCGCCCCTTAAGGCAGACTGGTCGGGATGCGGGGGATGCGGCGCTCCTTTGTGTTCGCCTCCCTGCGACGGGGAGCTGCACGGTGCGGCGGAGTGCTGCCTGATGGCTGGTCTGGGCCTGCAGCAGGATCGAGGCCAGCTACTGCTTCTGAACCAGTTGCTGACCACCACCAGGACGCTATTGCTCCTCCAGGAGGCGCCGCAGGCTGGCCACATCGTGGAGGCGATGCAGAGCAACACAGAAAAGCGGCGGCGTTCAGGCGTGGCGCAGGCCATGGAGAAGCGCGTGATGGAGGGCTTGAAGCGGCTGggcatgaaggaagaggagggcgtgGTGCGGCACATCTGTGGCGTGTTCGACACCAACGCCTTTGTCGTGGACGGCGGGCGAGCCTTGCTACCCCTCGCCGCCCTAATGAACCACCACTGCGGCGCCAACACGCAGCACTGGTTCCACCGCGGCATGCTGGTGGTGCGCGCC GCGCGGAGCATCCCTAAGGGCGAGGCCCTCACCAACACCTACACGCCGGTGCTGTGGGGCAACCGTGCGCGCGCCGCCTACCTGGCCTCCTCTAAGCTGTTCACGTGCCGGTGTGAGCGGTGCCTTGACCCTCGCGAGCTGGGCTCCCACCTCAGCTCCGTCAGATGCCGCCAGTGCCAGGGTGGCGTCCTGacgcctccctcttcccctgccgAGACAGTCTGGCGGTGTGAAGGCTGTGGGGAGAGcgtagcggcggcggcggtggaggcAATGGTGCGCGCCGCGGCGACCATGGCCAAGGGAGCCGTGGGGGATCCGGCGGAGCTGCTGGCCGTGACATGCCAGTTGAGCCGCCTGGTGGGGGAACGGCACTACGTGACGGTGGGCGCCAAGTACGCCCTTATAGAGGCCATCATGGCAGGGCGGCtccagg ATGTGCCTGGCGCTGACCTCCGTCGCGTGGTTGACCTGTGCGGTGATCTGCTGCATATCGCTGACCTCCTTGACCCCGGCCTTTCCAGATTAAGAG gtgtgttACTATTGGAGCAGGTGAGGGCAGCTGCTGAACTGCTAAGGAGACAAACTGCTGGTGACTTTTCTGCTGTATCTTCTGTCACTGATAATGAAGAagatgctactattactgctacttctattgCCTGTGATTTTACGTGTGATGAAAAAGTGCCAAGTCAGTTAAGCCTCATACAG AAACTGAAGACGGCGGCGACGGAGAGCGAGAACATCTTACAGTATGATCCTCGCCTCCCTCACGCTCAGGAAGTCCTTCGTTTCCTGCAGGACCTTCAGGCTGAGGGGAAAgctgaaaatgaggaggaggaagcgaaggtgaaggaggacggGAAGGAAGGCTCTCATTAA